A genomic region of Acidobacteriota bacterium contains the following coding sequences:
- a CDS encoding endonuclease NucS has protein sequence MEQPASKRLPLKQAYPFAEQHGLGADVERIRTMEIEWDRGYDSSVRRGYFVELFRRHGLLDAFRAEYWPLGATPSGGRECERVLRLKDQYEAFLADGSDGDDLELPGDAEAADQEFAAEADLRDFLAKNLGLIEAGLQVVERDGRSGIEFPVADGRIDILAVDRQQHFVVIELKLSRGRNKTLGQVLYYMAWVDAHLGNGPCRGLIIAKEISPDLTLAVQRATGVSLFNYRLSMSIAPVA, from the coding sequence ATGGAACAGCCCGCAAGCAAGAGGTTGCCGTTGAAACAGGCGTATCCCTTCGCCGAACAGCACGGACTCGGGGCCGACGTCGAACGCATTCGAACCATGGAAATCGAGTGGGATCGCGGCTACGACTCGTCGGTCCGACGCGGCTACTTCGTGGAGCTGTTCCGGAGGCATGGGCTCCTGGACGCGTTTCGGGCCGAGTATTGGCCTCTCGGCGCGACGCCGTCAGGCGGACGGGAATGTGAGCGGGTGCTCCGTCTCAAGGACCAGTACGAGGCGTTCTTGGCCGACGGTAGTGACGGTGACGACCTTGAACTGCCCGGCGATGCCGAGGCGGCCGACCAGGAATTTGCCGCCGAAGCCGACCTCCGCGATTTTCTCGCGAAGAATCTGGGACTCATCGAGGCGGGGCTTCAGGTGGTCGAACGTGACGGCCGATCTGGGATCGAATTCCCGGTTGCCGACGGGCGGATCGATATCCTCGCGGTCGATCGGCAGCAGCACTTTGTCGTCATCGAGCTGAAGTTGTCGCGCGGCCGCAACAAGACGTTGGGGCAGGTGCTGTACTACATGGCGTGGGTGGATGCGCATCTCGGGAACGGCCCGTGCCGCGGGCTGATCATTGCCAAGGAGATCTCTCCGGATCTGACGCTCGCGGTGCAACGCGCCACCGGCGTGTCCCTCTTCAACTATCGGCTCAGCATGTCGATCGCGCCGGTGGCGTGA